One window of the Manihot esculenta cultivar AM560-2 chromosome 14, M.esculenta_v8, whole genome shotgun sequence genome contains the following:
- the LOC110630723 gene encoding rust resistance kinase Lr10, whose translation MKTHLNFLSLTMKKQESPTISTLLVLSLFIFLSTIEVEARVLQQICSSSCGDLTNITYPFRLTTDPVKCGDPDYQISCQDNKPILEFHSGKYFVKQISYDRHIIRLVDINLANGSCNLPYKSVSINEVKYDSRYRGLVSSTFASFFRCSSEINDPAYRKVPCLSGNGSHFYVSYGTYIISDLQGYCSFTSRVPTIYQAVWYPSYESILELMALGFDLEWSVECRDCIADGGSCSLSSLGTPNIYECHFSGIHVPPLVSSIIYAIWDILLGINLIARFILAPIVIVGFLIYRHRTAKKAEDNKENFLPSQRSLMPRRYSYSDLIAITDNFKDKLGQGGFGTVYKGQLPDGFSVAVKMLGNSKCSDVDFINEVFTIGKIHHAHVIQLVGFCCDGSYRALLFEYMVNRSLDKYIFAGETELQPLSWERLLRIAVGTAQGIEHLHTGCDVCILHFDIKPHNVLLDHNFIPKVSDFGLAKFYPKEYDFVLVSTARGTMGYIAPELMSNNLGAVSCKSDVYSFGMLLLEMARGRRNTDAKGNSSSKVYFPSWVYDRLNGEGDLELDNVSETEAAIAKKLCVVGLWCIQENASDRPLMAKVVEMLSSSIDDMQLPPSPLSFPDHIAVEEPQSDSSTELLISETVEHSV comes from the exons ATGAAAACTCATCTGAATTTCTTATCCTTAACTATGAAAAAGCAAGAGTCACCGACGATTTCCACTCTTCTTGTGCTTTCCCTCTTCATCTTTCTATCTACAATTGAAGTTGAAGCAAGAGTTCTCCAACAAATTTGCTCTTCCTCGTGTGGTGATCTCACCAACATCACTTACCCATTTCGCCTAACCACCGATCCAGTCAAGTGTGGAGATCCAGACTATCAAATTTCTTGCCAGGACAACAAACCCATTTTGGAATTTCACTCAGGGAAGTATTTCGTCAAGCAAATTTCCTATGACAGGCATATAATCCGACTGGTTGATATTAACTTAGCCAATGGTAGCTGCAACCTGCCGTACAAGTCAGTATCAATTAATGAGGTAAAGTATGATAGTCGCTATAGGGGATTGGTATCTAGTACGTTTGCCAGTTTCTTCAGATGTTCAAGCGAGATCAATGATCCAGCTTATAGGAAAGTTCCTTGTTTGAGCGGAAATGGTTCTCATTTTTATGTTAGTTATGGCACATATATAATATCTGATCTTCAAGGTTACTGTTCCTTCACTTCGAGGGTTCCCACAATTTACCAGGCTGTATGGTACCCTTCTTATGAAAGTATCTTGGAATTGATGGCGTTAGGGTTTGATCTTGAATGGTCTGTTGAGTGCCGGGATTGCATTGCAGACGGTGGTTCCTGCAGTTTGAGCTCATTGGGTACACCAAATATCTATGAATGCCACTTTTCAG GCATACATGTACCCCCTCTGGTTTCAAGTATCATTTATGCTATTTGGGATATTTTGTTAG GCATAAATCTGATTGCGAGATTCATCCTTGCTCCAATAGTTATAGTTGGATTCCTAATTTACAGACACAGAACAGCAAAGAAGGCTGAAGATAACAAGGAGAACTTTCTACCGAGTCAACGATCCTTGATGCCCAGAAGGTACTCTTACTCTGATTTGATTGCAATTACAGACAATTTCAAAGATAAATTAGGCCAAGGTGGCTTTGGGACAGTGTACAAAGGACAACTTCCTGATGGCTTTTCAGTTGCTGTTAAAATGCTCGGCAACTCCAAGTGCAGTGATGTAGACTTCATTAATGAAGTCTTCACAATTGGTAAAATTCATCATGCTCATGTAATACAGTTGGTGGGATTCTGTTGCGATGGATCTTATCGTGCTCTTCTCTTTGAGTATATGGTTAATAGGTCTCTTGATAAGTACATATTTGCTGGAGAAACAGAACTTCAGCCATTGAGTTGGGAGAGACTTCTTCGAATTGCTGTAGGGACAGCACAAGGAATTGAGCACCTACATACAGGATGTGATGTGTGCATTCTTCATTTTGATATCAAGCCTCATAATGTCCTGCTTGACCATAACTTCATCCCTAAAGTTTCCGATTTTGGTCTTGCAAAATTTTACCCCAAAGAATATGATTTTGTGTTGGTCAGTACTGCAAGAGGAACTATGGGGTACATTGCTCCTGAGTTGATGTCAAACAACCTTGGAGCTGTTTCTTGCAAATCAGATGTCTATAGTTTTGGAATGTTATTGTTGGAAATGGCTCGAGGAAGAAGGAACACTGATGCAAAGGGAAATAGTTCAAGCAAAGTATATTTCCCATCGTGGGTTTATGACCGTCTAAACGGGGAAGGAGATTTAGAGCTTGACAATGTTAGTGAGACCGAGGCTGCAATAGCAAAAAAATTATGTGTAGTCGGGTTATGGTGCATCCAAGAGAATGCATCTGATCGGCCATTGATGGCCAAAGTTGTGGAAATGTTAAGTAGTAGCATTGATGATATGCAACTGCCTCCTAGTCCTTTGTCTTTCCCTGATCACATTGCTGTGGAAGAGCCTCAATCAGATTCTTCGACAGAGTTGCTGATATCTGAAACAGTGGAGCACAGCGTGTAG
- the LOC110630988 gene encoding E3 ubiquitin-protein ligase RHA2A: MGLQSHLNDVSSDSIPLLLLAVVAKFVDHLRSLLFALFHSLGLSRFGPSHAVVDDGLVGSGLAGLIVLAEQLNLNRVFSYRYCCGGGDDFNSANKGGSDCVVCLSTLRDGDQVRKLDCCHVFHKECFDGWLDHLNFNCPLCRSPLVSDERVDFTRKRVGEDLMDWFSMR; the protein is encoded by the coding sequence atgggcTTACAGAGCCACCTCAACGACGTATCCTCTGATTCAATCCCGTTGTTGTTGCTAGCTGTCGTTGCTAAATTCGTCGATCACCTCCGCTCTTTACTTTTCGCCCTCTTCCACTCCTTGGGTCTTTCGCGTTTCGGCCCTTCCCATGCCGTAGTCGATGATGGCCTCGTGGGCTCTGGACTCGCTGGCCTCATCGTCCTCGCCGAGCAGCTTAATCTCAACCGCGTTTTCTCTTACAGGTACTGCTGTGGAGGCGGAGATGATTTTAATAGTGCCAATAAGGGGGGATCGGATTGTGTGGTGTGCTTGTCCACCTTAAGAGATGGGGACCAGGTAAGGAAGCTTGATTGTTGCCATGTTTTTCACAAGGAATGCTTTGATGGCTGGCTTGATCATCTCAATTTCAACTGTCCTCTATGCCGGTCGCCGCTGGTATCTGATGAGCGCGTCGATTTCACACGGAAACGCGTGGGTGAGGATTTAATGGATTGGTTTTCTATGAGATAA
- the LOC110600088 gene encoding 2-oxoglutarate and iron-dependent oxygenase domain-containing protein CP2 isoform X3: MSLDAHKKSSGNGNGVVMSTQVAHRLRLNPITDHKPDSYEDLQSDFSPLLFSSLERYLPPSMLNMSREAKIQFMRDILVRYSPEGERTRIQKHREYRQKIISNYQPLHRELYTMNAVNFFVPSFLKAINENTEESFRSILVEPTPGVYVFEMLQPSFCEMLMSEVENFERWVHETKFRIMRPNTMNKYGAVLDDFGLETVLDKWMDEYIRPMSKVEYGVDRDVELGFHVDDSEVTLNVCLGKQFYGGELFFRGVRCDKHVNSETQPEEILDYVHVPGRAVLHRGRHRHGARATTSGHRCNLILWCRSSVFRELKKYQKDFSSWCGECRRERRERQRLSITATKLELLKRNGISAS; encoded by the exons ATGTCACTGGATGCGCATAAGAAGAGCAGTGGAAATGGAAACGGTGTCGTAATGTCTACTCAGGTGGCTCACAGGCTGAGGTTGAATCCTATCACCGATCACAAACCCGATAGCTATGAGGACCTGCAATCGGATTTCAGTCCTCTGCTGTTCAGCTCGCTGGAGCGGTACTTACCTCCTTCCATGCTCAATATGTCACGTGAAGCTAAAATCCAGTTCATGAGGGACATTCTCGTTCGCTACTCTCCCGAGGGTGAACGCACTCGT ATTCAAAAACATAGAGAATACAGGCAAAAGATTATATCAAACTATCAG CCTTTACATAGGGAGCTGTATACTATGAATGCTGTTAACTTCTTTGTTCCCTCATTTCTCAAAGCAATTAATGAAAACACTGAAGAGAGTTTTAGAAGTATATTGGTGGAACCCACGCCAGGAGTTTATGTATTTGAAATGCTTCAGCCAAGTTTCTGTGAAATGTTGATGTCTGAG GTAGAAAATTTTGAAAGGTGGGTTCATGAGACGAAATTCAGAATAATGCGACCAAACACAATGAACAAGTATGGTGCTGTTCTTGATGACTTTGGCCTAGAAACTGTTCTTGACAAATGGATGGACGAATATATACGTCCCATGTCTAAGG TTGAGTATGGAGTGGATAGGGATGTTGAGCTTG GTTTCCATGTGGATGACTCGGAAGTCACCTTGAATGTTTGCTTGGGTAAGCAATTTTATGGTGGAGAATTGTTTTTTCGTGGTGTACGGTGTGATAAACATGTCAATAGTGAAACTCAACCAGAG GAAATTTTGGATTATGTCCATGTTCCAGGACGTGCTGTACTTCATCGTGGCCGCCATCGGCATGGTGCTAGAGCTACAACTTCTGGGCATCGATGCAACCTAATTTTGTGGTGTAGAAG TTCAGTTTTCCGAGAGCTGAAAAAATATCAGAAGGATTTCTCCAGCTGGTGTGGAGAGTGCCGACGTGAGAGAAGGGAAAGGCAACGTCTGTCAATTACTGCAACCAAACTG GAATTGCTGAAGAGGAATGGTATATCAGCATCTTGA
- the LOC110600088 gene encoding 2-oxoglutarate and iron-dependent oxygenase domain-containing protein ICU11 isoform X4, producing the protein MSLDAHKKSSGNGNGVVMSTQVAHRLRLNPITDHKPDSYEDLQSDFSPLLFSSLERYLPPSMLNMSREAKIQFMRDILVRYSPEGERTRIQKHREYRQKIISNYQPLHRELYTMNAVNFFVPSFLKAINENTEESFRSILVEPTPGVYVFEMLQPSFCEMLMSEVENFERWVHETKFRIMRPNTMNKYGAVLDDFGLETVLDKWMDEYIRPMSKGFHVDDSEVTLNVCLGKQFYGGELFFRGVRCDKHVNSETQPEEILDYVHVPGRAVLHRGRHRHGARATTSGHRCNLILWCRSSVFRELKKYQKDFSSWCGECRRERRERQRLSITATKLELLKRNGISAS; encoded by the exons ATGTCACTGGATGCGCATAAGAAGAGCAGTGGAAATGGAAACGGTGTCGTAATGTCTACTCAGGTGGCTCACAGGCTGAGGTTGAATCCTATCACCGATCACAAACCCGATAGCTATGAGGACCTGCAATCGGATTTCAGTCCTCTGCTGTTCAGCTCGCTGGAGCGGTACTTACCTCCTTCCATGCTCAATATGTCACGTGAAGCTAAAATCCAGTTCATGAGGGACATTCTCGTTCGCTACTCTCCCGAGGGTGAACGCACTCGT ATTCAAAAACATAGAGAATACAGGCAAAAGATTATATCAAACTATCAG CCTTTACATAGGGAGCTGTATACTATGAATGCTGTTAACTTCTTTGTTCCCTCATTTCTCAAAGCAATTAATGAAAACACTGAAGAGAGTTTTAGAAGTATATTGGTGGAACCCACGCCAGGAGTTTATGTATTTGAAATGCTTCAGCCAAGTTTCTGTGAAATGTTGATGTCTGAG GTAGAAAATTTTGAAAGGTGGGTTCATGAGACGAAATTCAGAATAATGCGACCAAACACAATGAACAAGTATGGTGCTGTTCTTGATGACTTTGGCCTAGAAACTGTTCTTGACAAATGGATGGACGAATATATACGTCCCATGTCTAAGG GTTTCCATGTGGATGACTCGGAAGTCACCTTGAATGTTTGCTTGGGTAAGCAATTTTATGGTGGAGAATTGTTTTTTCGTGGTGTACGGTGTGATAAACATGTCAATAGTGAAACTCAACCAGAG GAAATTTTGGATTATGTCCATGTTCCAGGACGTGCTGTACTTCATCGTGGCCGCCATCGGCATGGTGCTAGAGCTACAACTTCTGGGCATCGATGCAACCTAATTTTGTGGTGTAGAAG TTCAGTTTTCCGAGAGCTGAAAAAATATCAGAAGGATTTCTCCAGCTGGTGTGGAGAGTGCCGACGTGAGAGAAGGGAAAGGCAACGTCTGTCAATTACTGCAACCAAACTG GAATTGCTGAAGAGGAATGGTATATCAGCATCTTGA
- the LOC110600088 gene encoding 2-oxoglutarate and iron-dependent oxygenase domain-containing protein CP2 isoform X2: MSLDAHKKSSGNGNGVVMSTQVAHRLRLNPITDHKPDSYEDLQSDFSPLLFSSLERYLPPSMLNMSREAKIQFMRDILVRYSPEGERTRPLHRELYTMNAVNFFVPSFLKAINENTEESFRSILVEPTPGVYVFEMLQPSFCEMLMSEVENFERWVHETKFRIMRPNTMNKYGAVLDDFGLETVLDKWMDEYIRPMSKVFFPEVGGLTLDSHHGFVVEYGVDRDVELGFHVDDSEVTLNVCLGKQFYGGELFFRGVRCDKHVNSETQPEEILDYVHVPGRAVLHRGRHRHGARATTSGHRCNLILWCRSSVFRELKKYQKDFSSWCGECRRERRERQRLSITATKLELLKRNGISAS, encoded by the exons ATGTCACTGGATGCGCATAAGAAGAGCAGTGGAAATGGAAACGGTGTCGTAATGTCTACTCAGGTGGCTCACAGGCTGAGGTTGAATCCTATCACCGATCACAAACCCGATAGCTATGAGGACCTGCAATCGGATTTCAGTCCTCTGCTGTTCAGCTCGCTGGAGCGGTACTTACCTCCTTCCATGCTCAATATGTCACGTGAAGCTAAAATCCAGTTCATGAGGGACATTCTCGTTCGCTACTCTCCCGAGGGTGAACGCACTCGT CCTTTACATAGGGAGCTGTATACTATGAATGCTGTTAACTTCTTTGTTCCCTCATTTCTCAAAGCAATTAATGAAAACACTGAAGAGAGTTTTAGAAGTATATTGGTGGAACCCACGCCAGGAGTTTATGTATTTGAAATGCTTCAGCCAAGTTTCTGTGAAATGTTGATGTCTGAG GTAGAAAATTTTGAAAGGTGGGTTCATGAGACGAAATTCAGAATAATGCGACCAAACACAATGAACAAGTATGGTGCTGTTCTTGATGACTTTGGCCTAGAAACTGTTCTTGACAAATGGATGGACGAATATATACGTCCCATGTCTAAGG TTTTCTTTCCTGAAGTCGGTGGATTAACTCTAGATTCTCATCATGGTTTTGTAGTTGAGTATGGAGTGGATAGGGATGTTGAGCTTG GTTTCCATGTGGATGACTCGGAAGTCACCTTGAATGTTTGCTTGGGTAAGCAATTTTATGGTGGAGAATTGTTTTTTCGTGGTGTACGGTGTGATAAACATGTCAATAGTGAAACTCAACCAGAG GAAATTTTGGATTATGTCCATGTTCCAGGACGTGCTGTACTTCATCGTGGCCGCCATCGGCATGGTGCTAGAGCTACAACTTCTGGGCATCGATGCAACCTAATTTTGTGGTGTAGAAG TTCAGTTTTCCGAGAGCTGAAAAAATATCAGAAGGATTTCTCCAGCTGGTGTGGAGAGTGCCGACGTGAGAGAAGGGAAAGGCAACGTCTGTCAATTACTGCAACCAAACTG GAATTGCTGAAGAGGAATGGTATATCAGCATCTTGA
- the LOC110600088 gene encoding 2-oxoglutarate and iron-dependent oxygenase domain-containing protein CP2 isoform X1 produces MSLDAHKKSSGNGNGVVMSTQVAHRLRLNPITDHKPDSYEDLQSDFSPLLFSSLERYLPPSMLNMSREAKIQFMRDILVRYSPEGERTRIQKHREYRQKIISNYQPLHRELYTMNAVNFFVPSFLKAINENTEESFRSILVEPTPGVYVFEMLQPSFCEMLMSEVENFERWVHETKFRIMRPNTMNKYGAVLDDFGLETVLDKWMDEYIRPMSKVFFPEVGGLTLDSHHGFVVEYGVDRDVELGFHVDDSEVTLNVCLGKQFYGGELFFRGVRCDKHVNSETQPEEILDYVHVPGRAVLHRGRHRHGARATTSGHRCNLILWCRSSVFRELKKYQKDFSSWCGECRRERRERQRLSITATKLELLKRNGISAS; encoded by the exons ATGTCACTGGATGCGCATAAGAAGAGCAGTGGAAATGGAAACGGTGTCGTAATGTCTACTCAGGTGGCTCACAGGCTGAGGTTGAATCCTATCACCGATCACAAACCCGATAGCTATGAGGACCTGCAATCGGATTTCAGTCCTCTGCTGTTCAGCTCGCTGGAGCGGTACTTACCTCCTTCCATGCTCAATATGTCACGTGAAGCTAAAATCCAGTTCATGAGGGACATTCTCGTTCGCTACTCTCCCGAGGGTGAACGCACTCGT ATTCAAAAACATAGAGAATACAGGCAAAAGATTATATCAAACTATCAG CCTTTACATAGGGAGCTGTATACTATGAATGCTGTTAACTTCTTTGTTCCCTCATTTCTCAAAGCAATTAATGAAAACACTGAAGAGAGTTTTAGAAGTATATTGGTGGAACCCACGCCAGGAGTTTATGTATTTGAAATGCTTCAGCCAAGTTTCTGTGAAATGTTGATGTCTGAG GTAGAAAATTTTGAAAGGTGGGTTCATGAGACGAAATTCAGAATAATGCGACCAAACACAATGAACAAGTATGGTGCTGTTCTTGATGACTTTGGCCTAGAAACTGTTCTTGACAAATGGATGGACGAATATATACGTCCCATGTCTAAGG TTTTCTTTCCTGAAGTCGGTGGATTAACTCTAGATTCTCATCATGGTTTTGTAGTTGAGTATGGAGTGGATAGGGATGTTGAGCTTG GTTTCCATGTGGATGACTCGGAAGTCACCTTGAATGTTTGCTTGGGTAAGCAATTTTATGGTGGAGAATTGTTTTTTCGTGGTGTACGGTGTGATAAACATGTCAATAGTGAAACTCAACCAGAG GAAATTTTGGATTATGTCCATGTTCCAGGACGTGCTGTACTTCATCGTGGCCGCCATCGGCATGGTGCTAGAGCTACAACTTCTGGGCATCGATGCAACCTAATTTTGTGGTGTAGAAG TTCAGTTTTCCGAGAGCTGAAAAAATATCAGAAGGATTTCTCCAGCTGGTGTGGAGAGTGCCGACGTGAGAGAAGGGAAAGGCAACGTCTGTCAATTACTGCAACCAAACTG GAATTGCTGAAGAGGAATGGTATATCAGCATCTTGA
- the LOC110600088 gene encoding 2-oxoglutarate and iron-dependent oxygenase domain-containing protein CP2 isoform X5, giving the protein MSLDAHKKSSGNGNGVVMSTQVAHRLRLNPITDHKPDSYEDLQSDFSPLLFSSLERYLPPSMLNMSREAKIQFMRDILVRYSPEGERTRIQKHREYRQKIISNYQPLHRELYTMNAVNFFVPSFLKAINENTEESFRSILVEPTPGVYVFEMLQPSFCEMLMSEVENFERWVHETKFRIMRPNTMNKYGAVLDDFGLETVLDKWMDEYIRPMSKVFFPEVGGLTLDSHHGFVVEYGVDRDVELGFHVDDSEVTLNVCLGKQFYGGELFFRGVRCDKHVNSETQPEFSFPRAEKISEGFLQLVWRVPT; this is encoded by the exons ATGTCACTGGATGCGCATAAGAAGAGCAGTGGAAATGGAAACGGTGTCGTAATGTCTACTCAGGTGGCTCACAGGCTGAGGTTGAATCCTATCACCGATCACAAACCCGATAGCTATGAGGACCTGCAATCGGATTTCAGTCCTCTGCTGTTCAGCTCGCTGGAGCGGTACTTACCTCCTTCCATGCTCAATATGTCACGTGAAGCTAAAATCCAGTTCATGAGGGACATTCTCGTTCGCTACTCTCCCGAGGGTGAACGCACTCGT ATTCAAAAACATAGAGAATACAGGCAAAAGATTATATCAAACTATCAG CCTTTACATAGGGAGCTGTATACTATGAATGCTGTTAACTTCTTTGTTCCCTCATTTCTCAAAGCAATTAATGAAAACACTGAAGAGAGTTTTAGAAGTATATTGGTGGAACCCACGCCAGGAGTTTATGTATTTGAAATGCTTCAGCCAAGTTTCTGTGAAATGTTGATGTCTGAG GTAGAAAATTTTGAAAGGTGGGTTCATGAGACGAAATTCAGAATAATGCGACCAAACACAATGAACAAGTATGGTGCTGTTCTTGATGACTTTGGCCTAGAAACTGTTCTTGACAAATGGATGGACGAATATATACGTCCCATGTCTAAGG TTTTCTTTCCTGAAGTCGGTGGATTAACTCTAGATTCTCATCATGGTTTTGTAGTTGAGTATGGAGTGGATAGGGATGTTGAGCTTG GTTTCCATGTGGATGACTCGGAAGTCACCTTGAATGTTTGCTTGGGTAAGCAATTTTATGGTGGAGAATTGTTTTTTCGTGGTGTACGGTGTGATAAACATGTCAATAGTGAAACTCAACCAGAG TTCAGTTTTCCGAGAGCTGAAAAAATATCAGAAGGATTTCTCCAGCTGGTGTGGAGAGTGCCGACGTGA